In Luteitalea sp. TBR-22, one genomic interval encodes:
- a CDS encoding NYN domain-containing protein encodes MSETRLKIALFIDFDNIEIGVKTTLGGHFDVGAVLEAMKERGEVVTKIAYGDWTRAGDYSRSLTQHAIQMVQRNLTPGGDKNGADINLALDALEMAFTHSHINAFVIVGGDSDFMALVEKLKLYDRQVFVIGGRAFTSVILQKNCTEFIAYENLIGRRGSSSRGGASKDIKDSMPLVKRALKVLADREVTPQLGVLKSTLLQLDSTFSEREYGVSTFRDYVQKLERAGQVTLRGDERSLLVELKEGVEIPDAVPSAPPVAQQRRAEPRREAHPVAEPAHVEAHAEAPAEAVAAPAEPSPAAAGELAEGYSIIRDIFLRPGIVSRWPLYVRQVKQVIRANNEGFDERKYGYNGIVDALRYAQREGLFRLDRDRQGVIRIYPGTLLADEAGPAQPGAAPGEPELPIFDGGAARVVAEGDDLHEPGDVNGNVARPGEPLPAARPGRRSRGGRGRQRFGDREPLVEPTTEPEAPAHDGELFPESATPPTIVEAPEPLAENEPDAIATDATPGRARKATRKAAVKKAAAPRKKAAPAAKKAPRKSTR; translated from the coding sequence TCGAGATCGGCGTCAAGACCACCCTCGGTGGCCACTTCGACGTCGGCGCCGTGCTCGAAGCGATGAAGGAGCGCGGCGAGGTGGTCACCAAGATCGCGTACGGGGACTGGACCCGTGCCGGTGACTACAGCCGCTCGCTCACCCAACACGCCATCCAGATGGTCCAGCGCAACCTGACGCCCGGTGGCGACAAGAACGGCGCGGACATCAACCTCGCGCTCGACGCGCTGGAGATGGCCTTCACCCACAGCCACATCAACGCCTTCGTGATCGTCGGCGGCGACAGCGACTTCATGGCGCTGGTCGAGAAGCTGAAGCTCTACGACCGCCAGGTGTTCGTGATCGGCGGCCGCGCCTTCACCAGCGTGATCCTGCAGAAGAACTGCACGGAGTTCATCGCCTACGAGAACCTGATCGGACGGCGCGGCAGCAGCAGCCGCGGCGGCGCGAGCAAGGACATCAAGGACTCGATGCCGCTGGTCAAGCGCGCACTCAAGGTGCTCGCCGACCGCGAGGTCACGCCGCAGCTCGGGGTCCTCAAGAGCACCCTGCTGCAGCTCGACTCGACCTTCTCGGAGCGCGAGTACGGCGTCAGCACGTTCCGCGACTACGTGCAGAAGCTCGAGCGCGCCGGGCAGGTCACGCTGCGCGGCGACGAGCGCAGCCTCCTGGTGGAACTCAAGGAAGGCGTCGAGATCCCCGACGCGGTGCCGAGTGCGCCGCCGGTCGCCCAGCAGCGACGCGCCGAGCCGAGGCGCGAGGCGCACCCCGTTGCCGAGCCGGCGCACGTCGAGGCCCACGCCGAGGCTCCCGCCGAGGCCGTCGCCGCACCGGCCGAGCCGTCGCCGGCGGCCGCAGGCGAACTCGCGGAGGGCTATTCGATCATCCGCGACATCTTCCTGCGCCCCGGAATCGTGTCGCGCTGGCCGCTGTACGTGCGGCAGGTCAAGCAGGTGATCCGCGCCAACAACGAGGGCTTCGACGAGCGCAAGTACGGCTACAACGGCATCGTCGATGCGCTCCGCTACGCGCAGCGCGAGGGGCTGTTCCGCCTCGATCGCGATCGCCAGGGCGTGATTCGCATCTACCCGGGCACGTTGCTGGCCGACGAGGCCGGCCCGGCGCAGCCGGGCGCCGCCCCGGGCGAGCCCGAACTGCCCATCTTCGACGGCGGCGCAGCGCGCGTCGTCGCCGAAGGTGACGACCTGCACGAGCCCGGCGACGTCAACGGCAATGTGGCGCGCCCCGGCGAGCCGCTCCCGGCCGCGCGTCCGGGCCGTCGCTCACGCGGCGGTCGCGGGCGCCAGCGCTTCGGCGATCGCGAGCCGCTGGTCGAGCCCACGACCGAGCCCGAAGCGCCGGCCCACGACGGTGAGCTCTTCCCCGAGTCCGCCACGCCCCCGACGATCGTCGAGGCTCCCGAGCCGCTGGCCGAGAACGAGCCGGACGCCATCGCGACCGACGCAACGCCCGGCCGTGCACGCAAGGCGACCAGGAAGGCCGCAGTGAAGAAGGCGGCCGCGCCGCGCAAGAAGGCGGCGCCCGCCGCCAAGAAGGCGCCGCGCAAGTCGACGCGCTAG
- a CDS encoding PEGA domain-containing protein, producing the protein MRERRELPGGEVVEWFHLVADFSAAEALLRERVARLAKFQHVKFSRILGLEPSGKGRGPILVSSHLGGSRLAEVLEMAGHGLVTFDTGAGLHVTREVLGGLAVLHDSRTVSHGTLAPERIVLTPNGRVVMVEHVLGPAIDRLQRPRHQLWREWRIPTPPGNGQVRLDIQADLAQAGLVAMAALLGRPVDEEEYPHRLRGLLPLIQDRLARSPAAAIAGDVVAWLERLAPLDSRRAFTSAREAQQAYEALVAGGATAMGLTSARVKGVVAAVAALAPAPAADQDTAQASPAVGNAEGVAAVATSGAEAASVTEEAIDIEALLRLEAELEGGNSPGPDPVTAAVRATRAAPPTTVSLETLEQERRELQQQFASLVDAVAPPIDAAPVHLIPETPPTSEPLVDERVRWSSMPAADLTDVPATPERSAEVATEELDVLPTLGAVVEDLASGPADEAVVAPADPALAPVPLELEHAELQVPDETELLSDELPFRVEPIVVIAPVEPAPSAAIEHVPADWWREALPWRDEDHAAPVGSEALGPVAGDEPQVVDAVEEVPPVGEHFGYLTLDAIEARASRIGTAETDEVETPFAFVGDEPATLEFSAEILDLDEEPLAAADEPVLAEDAVALAQADARADVPVEAQVEAQVEAPVEEPVEEPVEAQAQERVAEPVEVQVEEPVEEQVEEPVEARAEEWVAEPVEVQVEAQVEEQIQAPVEEQVEEPVAAQAEEPVEVQFQDQVEEGADTWTALLAGVEPQDESTDVDTMEVAEAPPTIDAPVPDPEPAAEPEPDPYAKRSSSGLFGDLRPIMLQDLEPVQEEVAADGPLPLADAAPLEAASSLFTRADAAPQEADWRHALLGTRPEATPAPDEIADEIAAEPAAGPMATEDEAPTTMVAAPALSVDVLEVVAEAAPVAPSSPDDTPAVSMADPAANDGAPVPELVVVDDGSDGHAWDQLSSEAPVGEPDADGSPAVVVDAVAPEAVADVVAAAPADAIPDGEDRDEDAELSASSVADEQAGTSVARRKRRRSRRKKAAPAAPVVEVPPVTTAPAPPVVAPVIEAPAAALVVAPVLPPDARDPIAEKEQLHAVSAVRPTSLLEREVPRWTPPADLGALRPRATQPTASEMAAPAPAREPATDVADVAHRSGGDDWGTGSFPSPAMASGEMVVPARPLAPAAALPSVSPVTAPAAPAAMPTPVPVAPVLEIGASEAFRPYEPEIRAVGLPDLEDLDSRSARIPVTTAADLIGAASSARPAAVEPRVLPMPLPEVGRRGMNWRRLMAAAALITLFNGAAFAAWWWVQPGARGTLVVETGRSGVEVLVDGAVMGRTPFRGEVKPGRHTLRLRLGGIVREMPVEISDGVVTTQTVDWLPGGGGRGALQVSSNPSGAELFFEGKSRGKTPLVLEDLPEGDQQLTIRSEAGIVTTTATVVAGETTPIEVKVFAGWVLVDSEYEVELSLNGKKIGASMDGQILLPPGPYRLRAENRSLGIDQPLTFTVEPGAVTRLSLKVSPAYYEAPEGAEVIIDGTSVGSGPGRISITPGTHDVVVRNADGSEKHFSGIVRANRAFEP; encoded by the coding sequence GTGCGCGAACGTCGCGAGCTGCCCGGCGGCGAGGTCGTGGAGTGGTTCCACCTCGTGGCGGACTTCTCTGCCGCCGAGGCGCTGCTGCGCGAGCGTGTCGCGCGGCTGGCCAAGTTCCAGCACGTCAAGTTCTCCCGCATTCTCGGGCTGGAGCCCTCCGGCAAGGGCCGCGGGCCCATCCTCGTCTCGAGCCACCTCGGGGGCAGTCGGCTCGCCGAGGTGCTGGAGATGGCGGGCCACGGCCTGGTCACCTTCGACACCGGCGCCGGCCTGCACGTGACGCGCGAGGTGCTCGGCGGCCTGGCCGTCCTGCACGATTCCCGCACGGTGTCGCATGGCACCCTGGCCCCCGAGCGCATCGTCCTGACGCCGAACGGGCGGGTGGTGATGGTGGAGCACGTCCTCGGGCCCGCCATCGACAGGCTGCAGCGGCCACGCCACCAGCTCTGGCGTGAATGGCGCATCCCGACTCCTCCGGGGAACGGACAGGTGAGGCTGGACATCCAGGCCGACCTCGCGCAGGCGGGCCTGGTGGCGATGGCGGCCTTGCTCGGCCGTCCCGTCGACGAGGAGGAGTATCCCCATCGGCTGCGCGGGCTGCTGCCACTCATCCAGGACCGGCTCGCGAGATCCCCGGCCGCCGCGATCGCCGGCGACGTGGTGGCGTGGCTGGAACGCCTGGCGCCCCTCGACAGCCGCCGCGCGTTCACCTCCGCACGCGAGGCCCAGCAGGCGTACGAGGCCCTGGTGGCCGGTGGTGCCACGGCCATGGGCCTCACCTCGGCGCGCGTGAAGGGCGTCGTTGCCGCGGTGGCGGCGCTTGCGCCCGCTCCGGCCGCGGACCAGGACACGGCCCAGGCCTCGCCGGCCGTCGGAAATGCCGAGGGTGTCGCGGCTGTTGCGACCTCCGGGGCGGAGGCCGCATCGGTCACCGAGGAGGCGATCGACATCGAGGCCTTGCTGCGCCTCGAGGCGGAACTCGAGGGCGGCAACTCGCCGGGACCGGACCCGGTGACTGCGGCCGTCCGCGCCACGAGGGCAGCGCCGCCCACGACGGTGTCGCTCGAGACCCTCGAGCAGGAGCGGCGCGAGCTGCAGCAGCAGTTTGCCAGTCTCGTCGACGCCGTGGCGCCGCCGATCGACGCCGCACCGGTGCATCTGATTCCCGAGACGCCGCCCACGTCCGAGCCGCTCGTGGACGAGCGCGTGCGGTGGTCGTCGATGCCGGCCGCCGACCTCACCGACGTGCCTGCGACACCGGAACGTTCGGCCGAGGTCGCGACCGAGGAACTCGACGTTCTTCCGACGCTCGGGGCGGTCGTCGAGGATCTCGCCAGTGGTCCGGCCGACGAAGCGGTCGTGGCGCCTGCCGACCCTGCCCTTGCACCCGTCCCGTTGGAGTTGGAGCACGCCGAGCTGCAGGTTCCGGACGAGACCGAGTTGCTCTCCGACGAACTGCCGTTCCGCGTCGAGCCGATCGTCGTCATTGCGCCGGTCGAGCCGGCCCCGTCGGCTGCCATCGAACACGTCCCTGCAGATTGGTGGCGGGAAGCGCTGCCGTGGCGCGACGAGGACCACGCGGCACCGGTCGGCAGCGAGGCCCTCGGGCCCGTGGCCGGCGACGAGCCGCAGGTCGTCGACGCGGTGGAGGAGGTGCCCCCGGTCGGCGAACACTTCGGGTACCTGACCCTGGACGCCATCGAGGCCCGGGCGTCGCGGATCGGCACGGCGGAGACCGACGAGGTGGAGACCCCCTTCGCCTTCGTCGGGGATGAACCGGCGACGTTGGAATTCTCGGCCGAGATCCTCGACCTCGACGAGGAGCCCCTCGCCGCCGCCGACGAGCCGGTCCTTGCCGAGGATGCCGTGGCCCTGGCGCAAGCCGACGCGCGCGCCGACGTGCCGGTCGAGGCGCAGGTCGAGGCGCAGGTCGAGGCGCCGGTCGAGGAGCCGGTCGAGGAGCCGGTCGAGGCGCAGGCGCAGGAGCGGGTCGCGGAGCCGGTTGAGGTTCAAGTCGAAGAGCCGGTCGAAGAGCAGGTCGAAGAGCCGGTCGAGGCCCGGGCGGAAGAGTGGGTCGCGGAGCCGGTTGAGGTTCAAGTCGAGGCGCAGGTCGAAGAGCAGATCCAGGCGCCGGTCGAAGAGCAGGTCGAGGAGCCTGTCGCGGCGCAGGCCGAAGAGCCGGTCGAGGTGCAGTTCCAGGATCAGGTGGAGGAGGGGGCCGACACCTGGACCGCTCTTCTGGCCGGCGTGGAGCCGCAGGACGAGTCAACGGACGTCGACACGATGGAGGTGGCCGAGGCGCCGCCGACCATCGACGCGCCTGTACCCGACCCGGAGCCCGCGGCCGAACCCGAGCCCGACCCGTACGCGAAGCGCTCGTCGAGCGGCTTGTTCGGTGACCTGCGGCCAATCATGCTGCAGGACCTCGAGCCGGTCCAGGAAGAGGTCGCCGCCGACGGGCCGTTGCCACTGGCCGACGCGGCGCCGCTCGAGGCGGCCTCGTCGCTGTTCACGCGCGCCGACGCTGCGCCGCAGGAGGCCGACTGGCGGCATGCCTTGCTGGGCACACGGCCGGAGGCCACGCCTGCGCCGGACGAGATCGCGGACGAGATCGCGGCAGAACCAGCGGCCGGGCCGATGGCCACCGAGGACGAGGCGCCGACGACGATGGTCGCCGCGCCGGCGTTGTCTGTCGATGTGCTGGAGGTCGTTGCCGAGGCCGCACCTGTGGCGCCCTCGTCCCCGGACGACACGCCGGCCGTATCGATGGCGGACCCCGCAGCAAACGACGGGGCGCCGGTGCCCGAACTGGTGGTCGTCGACGACGGCTCCGACGGTCACGCATGGGACCAACTGAGTTCGGAGGCGCCCGTCGGCGAGCCCGACGCTGACGGTTCGCCGGCCGTGGTCGTTGACGCCGTTGCTCCCGAGGCCGTGGCGGACGTCGTGGCCGCGGCGCCTGCGGATGCCATCCCCGACGGTGAGGACCGCGATGAGGACGCCGAGCTGTCGGCGTCGTCGGTGGCCGATGAGCAGGCGGGGACGAGCGTGGCGCGGAGGAAGCGTCGGCGGTCACGCCGCAAGAAGGCGGCTCCTGCCGCGCCCGTGGTCGAGGTGCCGCCGGTGACGACGGCTCCCGCGCCTCCTGTGGTGGCCCCGGTGATCGAAGCGCCCGCGGCGGCGCTGGTCGTGGCGCCCGTGCTGCCGCCCGACGCACGTGACCCGATCGCCGAGAAGGAGCAGTTGCACGCGGTCTCGGCGGTGAGGCCGACGTCCCTGCTCGAACGTGAGGTTCCGCGGTGGACCCCGCCGGCGGACCTCGGGGCCCTGCGGCCCAGGGCGACCCAGCCGACGGCGAGCGAGATGGCCGCACCCGCGCCGGCCCGCGAACCCGCGACCGACGTCGCAGACGTCGCGCACCGCTCGGGCGGCGACGATTGGGGGACGGGCTCCTTCCCCTCGCCGGCCATGGCCTCCGGAGAGATGGTCGTGCCCGCCCGGCCATTGGCTCCGGCCGCGGCGCTCCCTTCCGTGTCGCCGGTCACGGCCCCGGCGGCGCCGGCGGCCATGCCCACGCCCGTGCCGGTCGCGCCGGTGCTGGAGATCGGCGCGTCGGAGGCGTTCCGCCCCTACGAGCCGGAGATTCGCGCCGTCGGCCTGCCCGATCTGGAGGACCTCGACTCGCGCAGCGCACGCATCCCCGTCACGACGGCCGCCGATCTGATCGGTGCCGCCTCGTCGGCGCGTCCTGCCGCGGTCGAACCGCGCGTCCTCCCCATGCCGTTGCCCGAGGTCGGGCGGCGAGGGATGAACTGGCGCCGCCTGATGGCTGCGGCGGCATTGATCACGTTGTTCAACGGCGCCGCCTTCGCGGCCTGGTGGTGGGTGCAGCCTGGTGCGCGCGGCACGCTCGTCGTCGAGACCGGCCGATCGGGCGTGGAAGTGCTCGTCGATGGCGCGGTCATGGGGCGGACGCCGTTCCGGGGCGAGGTGAAGCCGGGACGGCACACGCTGCGTCTGCGCCTGGGCGGCATCGTGCGCGAGATGCCCGTGGAGATCAGCGACGGGGTGGTCACCACCCAGACCGTCGACTGGCTGCCCGGGGGAGGCGGGCGCGGTGCGCTGCAGGTCTCGTCGAATCCGTCGGGCGCCGAGCTGTTCTTCGAGGGCAAGTCGCGCGGGAAGACGCCGCTCGTGCTCGAGGACCTGCCGGAAGGCGACCAGCAGCTGACCATCCGCAGCGAGGCGGGCATCGTCACGACGACGGCGACGGTAGTGGCCGGCGAGACCACGCCGATCGAAGTGAAGGTGTTCGCAGGATGGGTGCTCGTCGACTCGGAGTACGAGGTCGAGCTGTCCCTGAACGGCAAGAAGATCGGCGCGAGCATGGACGGGCAGATCCTGCTGCCGCCGGGCCCGTACCGACTGCGCGCGGAGAACCGGAGCCTGGGGATCGACCAGCCGCTGACCTTCACGGTCGAGCCCGGCGCGGTCACGCGCCTGTCGCTCAAGGTCTCGCCGGCCTACTACGAGGCTCCTGAGGGCGCCGAGGTGATCATCGACGGCACGTCGGTCGGGTCGGGGCCCGGTCGCATCTCGATCACGCCGGGTACGCACGACGTGGTCGTGCGCAACGCCGACGGCAGCGAGAAGCACTTCTCCGGGATCGTGCGGGCCAACCGCGCCTTCGAGCCGTAG
- the thrC gene encoding threonine synthase → MYRASFRCIAGCHGTHPLFTPLYRCPTCGDLLEVAHDMEALKDRSAGAWMRLFDDRYKRTLWPYGSAVWGKKEWVCPDIRDDQIVSMDEGGTNLLWAERYGTSLGVPDLWIKQCGNSHTGSFKDLGMTVLVSAVRQMITDGQQVRAIACASTGDTSAALAAYAAAAGIPAIVLLPKGKVSVAQLLQPIANGALVLSLDTDFDGCMAIVQRLAAEEGVYLANSMNSLRLEGQKTVSIEIVQQWDWQVPDVIIIPGGNLGNVSALGAGFDMMQALGVVAKRPRIVVAQAERANPLYLAYRNGWNFEPVQAQSTLASAIQIGNPVSIRKAIRTLQAYDGIVEQANETELADASARADRTGMFNCPHTGVALAVLEKLARRGEITRDQRVVVVSTANGLKFSDFKLQYHTKQLAGIDARLANSPVELPNDYDAVRRTIDQHA, encoded by the coding sequence ATGTACCGCGCTTCATTCCGCTGCATCGCGGGGTGCCACGGCACCCACCCGCTCTTCACCCCTCTCTACCGCTGCCCGACCTGCGGCGACCTCCTGGAGGTGGCCCACGACATGGAGGCCCTCAAGGATCGGTCCGCCGGGGCGTGGATGCGGCTGTTCGACGACCGCTACAAGCGCACCCTCTGGCCGTACGGGTCGGCCGTGTGGGGCAAGAAGGAGTGGGTCTGCCCGGACATCCGCGACGACCAGATCGTCTCGATGGACGAGGGCGGCACCAACCTGCTGTGGGCCGAGCGGTACGGCACCAGCCTCGGCGTGCCCGACCTCTGGATCAAGCAGTGCGGCAATTCCCACACCGGCTCCTTCAAGGACCTGGGAATGACCGTGCTGGTCTCCGCGGTGCGCCAGATGATCACCGACGGCCAGCAGGTCCGCGCGATCGCATGCGCGTCCACCGGGGACACCTCGGCGGCCCTGGCCGCCTACGCGGCGGCGGCCGGTATCCCTGCCATCGTGCTGCTTCCGAAGGGCAAGGTGTCGGTCGCCCAGTTGCTGCAGCCGATCGCCAACGGCGCACTCGTCCTGTCGCTCGACACCGACTTCGACGGCTGCATGGCCATCGTGCAGCGCCTGGCGGCCGAGGAAGGCGTGTACCTGGCCAACTCGATGAACTCGCTGCGCCTCGAGGGGCAGAAGACGGTCTCCATCGAGATCGTGCAGCAGTGGGATTGGCAGGTGCCCGACGTGATCATCATCCCGGGTGGCAACCTCGGGAACGTGAGCGCCCTCGGCGCCGGATTCGACATGATGCAGGCCCTCGGCGTCGTCGCCAAGCGGCCGCGCATCGTCGTGGCCCAGGCCGAACGCGCCAATCCGCTGTACCTGGCCTATCGCAACGGCTGGAACTTCGAGCCGGTGCAGGCGCAGAGCACGCTGGCCTCGGCCATCCAGATCGGCAACCCCGTGTCGATCCGGAAGGCCATCCGCACCCTGCAGGCCTACGACGGCATCGTCGAGCAGGCCAACGAGACGGAGCTGGCCGACGCGTCGGCGCGGGCGGACCGGACCGGCATGTTCAACTGCCCGCACACCGGCGTCGCCCTGGCGGTGCTCGAGAAGCTCGCCCGGCGCGGCGAGATCACCAGGGACCAGCGCGTGGTCGTGGTATCGACGGCCAATGGCCTGAAGTTCAGCGACTTCAAGCTGCAGTACCACACGAAGCAGCTGGCCGGCATCGACGCCAGGCTCGCCAACTCGCCCGTCGAACTGCCGAACGACTACGACGCCGTGCGACGGACCATCGATCAGCACGCCTGA
- a CDS encoding FadR/GntR family transcriptional regulator, with protein sequence MQHGPAMPGVHPEVDARDASVRTRPFPSAARRAHTSAAETIVEYVRDLLERGALRPGDRLPPERALAVETGVSRSSVRVGLRALATMGIIQSRHGSGTYIADGPPVLESDSLHFLAALHGFTRDEMFEARRLIEVSVAGMAAVRATGEQIAAIAEEVTSMFASLDDAQAFLRHDIRFHQAVAAACGNPILTSLVEMLSQVYYERRRETVDRARNFRERAEMHRRIYMAIRQRDANAARDAMAAHLTASDEEQAMEEVTVDG encoded by the coding sequence ATGCAACACGGCCCGGCCATGCCCGGTGTCCACCCCGAGGTGGACGCCCGCGACGCCTCCGTGCGTACGCGTCCCTTCCCGTCTGCGGCCCGACGCGCCCATACCAGCGCGGCGGAGACGATCGTCGAATACGTCAGGGACCTGCTCGAGCGCGGCGCGTTGCGTCCGGGCGACCGCCTGCCGCCGGAGCGGGCGTTGGCCGTCGAAACGGGGGTGAGCCGCTCGTCGGTGCGGGTCGGCCTGCGCGCCCTGGCAACGATGGGCATCATCCAGTCGCGGCACGGGTCCGGCACCTACATCGCCGACGGGCCGCCGGTGCTCGAGAGCGACTCGCTGCACTTCCTGGCTGCGCTGCACGGCTTCACGCGCGACGAGATGTTCGAGGCGCGCCGGTTGATCGAGGTCAGCGTCGCGGGCATGGCGGCGGTGCGCGCCACCGGCGAGCAGATCGCCGCCATCGCCGAGGAGGTGACGAGCATGTTCGCGTCCCTCGACGACGCGCAGGCCTTCCTGCGGCACGACATCCGGTTCCACCAGGCGGTGGCCGCGGCGTGCGGGAACCCGATCCTGACGTCGCTGGTGGAGATGCTGTCGCAGGTGTACTACGAACGCCGCCGCGAGACGGTCGACCGCGCCCGCAACTTCCGCGAGCGCGCCGAGATGCATCGCCGGATCTACATGGCCATCCGCCAGCGTGACGCCAACGCCGCCCGCGACGCCATGGCCGCCCACCTCACGGCATCCGACGAAGAGCAGGCGATGGAGGAAGTGACGGTTGACGGTTGA
- a CDS encoding ATP-binding cassette domain-containing protein — protein MALIELDDVTVAFGHRPLLDRSTLRLEAGERVCLIGRNGEGKSTLLRIVAGDLPADGGRVWRQPGLRIARLEQDVPPGGDRSVFAVVAEGLGALGELATEYHQVAHEVAEHGTAALIERLGHLQEALERQDGWRLEQRVEDVVHRLDLPADAPVNTLSGGQRRRVLLAQALVRQPDVLLLDEPTNHLDIDSIEWLEGFLREFAGALLFVTHDRALLRSLATRIVELDRGSLRSYPGDYDAYLATREAEQEAEAQSEAKFDKLLAREEAWIRQGIKARRTRDEGRVRALEAMRRERAQRREKSGTVQLAIDDSERSGAVVLEARHLAHRYGDRVIVRDFSGRIMRGDRVGILGPNGAGKTTLLRLLLGTLPVQSGEVVRGTNLEIAYFDQEREQLDPDATVMDTVADGRQMVDVPGGGTRHVAGYLKEFLFTPERFQSPVRALSGGERNRLLLARLLVRPANVLVLDEPTNDLDLETLDVLEDLLLGFAGTLLVVSHDRAFLDRVVTSTIAFEGDGVVREYVGGYTDWVRQKAAQAPAAAASTASVARDTRAASKAEAAAARAAKLTYKEKIELEALPATIEALEARKAELEAAINAPDFHRRGAIGMAEVAGALEATEAELEATMARWLDLEGRAEAAR, from the coding sequence ATGGCCCTGATCGAACTCGACGACGTGACGGTGGCCTTCGGGCACCGGCCCCTGCTCGACCGCTCGACGCTGCGGCTCGAGGCCGGGGAGCGCGTGTGCCTCATCGGCCGCAACGGCGAAGGCAAGTCGACGCTGCTGCGCATCGTGGCGGGTGACCTGCCGGCCGATGGCGGTCGGGTGTGGCGGCAGCCGGGGCTGCGCATCGCGCGGCTCGAGCAGGACGTCCCTCCGGGTGGCGACCGCAGCGTGTTCGCGGTCGTGGCCGAGGGACTCGGCGCGCTCGGCGAGCTGGCCACCGAGTACCACCAGGTGGCGCACGAGGTCGCCGAGCACGGCACCGCCGCGCTGATCGAGCGGCTCGGACACCTGCAGGAGGCGCTCGAGCGGCAGGACGGCTGGCGCCTCGAACAGCGGGTCGAGGATGTCGTCCATCGCCTCGACCTGCCTGCCGACGCGCCGGTGAACACGCTCTCGGGCGGCCAGCGTCGGCGCGTGCTGCTCGCGCAGGCGCTCGTGCGGCAGCCCGACGTGCTGCTGCTCGACGAACCGACCAACCACCTCGACATCGACTCGATCGAGTGGCTCGAGGGCTTCCTGCGCGAGTTCGCGGGGGCGCTCCTCTTCGTGACGCACGACCGTGCGCTGTTGCGATCGCTGGCGACGCGCATCGTCGAGCTCGATCGCGGGTCGCTGCGCAGCTACCCGGGCGACTACGACGCCTACCTCGCGACGCGCGAGGCCGAGCAGGAGGCCGAGGCGCAGTCCGAGGCGAAGTTCGACAAGCTGCTCGCGCGCGAGGAGGCGTGGATCCGCCAGGGCATCAAGGCGCGGCGCACGCGCGACGAGGGTCGGGTGCGGGCCCTCGAGGCGATGCGGCGCGAACGGGCCCAGCGGCGCGAGAAGTCCGGCACGGTGCAACTGGCCATCGACGACAGCGAGCGGTCGGGCGCCGTGGTGCTCGAGGCCCGGCACCTCGCGCACCGCTACGGCGACCGCGTCATCGTGCGCGACTTCAGCGGTCGCATCATGCGGGGCGACCGTGTGGGCATCCTCGGGCCGAACGGCGCAGGCAAGACGACGCTGCTGCGCCTGCTGCTCGGCACGCTGCCGGTGCAGTCGGGCGAGGTAGTGCGCGGCACGAACCTCGAGATCGCGTATTTCGACCAGGAGCGCGAGCAGCTCGACCCGGACGCGACGGTGATGGACACGGTGGCCGACGGGCGGCAGATGGTCGACGTGCCCGGCGGCGGCACGCGGCACGTCGCCGGCTACCTGAAGGAGTTCCTGTTCACGCCGGAGCGGTTCCAGTCGCCGGTGCGGGCGCTGTCGGGCGGTGAGCGCAACCGGCTGCTGCTCGCGCGCCTGCTGGTGCGGCCTGCCAACGTGCTGGTGCTCGACGAGCCGACCAACGACCTCGATCTCGAGACCCTCGACGTGCTCGAGGACCTGCTCCTCGGCTTTGCCGGCACGCTGCTCGTGGTCAGCCACGACCGCGCCTTCCTCGACCGCGTGGTCACCAGCACGATCGCCTTCGAGGGTGATGGCGTGGTGCGCGAGTACGTCGGCGGCTACACCGACTGGGTGCGCCAGAAGGCCGCCCAGGCGCCTGCCGCGGCGGCCTCCACGGCGAGCGTGGCCCGCGACACCAGGGCGGCCTCCAAGGCCGAGGCCGCGGCAGCCCGGGCCGCGAAGCTGACCTACAAGGAGAAGATCGAGCTCGAGGCGCTGCCCGCGACGATCGAGGCGCTCGAGGCCCGCAAGGCGGAACTCGAGGCGGCGATCAACGCGCCCGACTTCCACCGGCGCGGCGCGATCGGCATGGCGGAGGTCGCCGGGGCCCTCGAGGCCACCGAAGCCGAGCTCGAGGCGACGATGGCGCGGTGGCTCGATCTGGAGGGTCGCGCCGAAGCGGCGCGGTAG